CTTGAAGAGCTTCCACCTCGCGCCGGGGTCCGGGGAAACTTCCTCGATGAGCGGGACTATTGCATATTCGAGCGCCAGACCAGAGGTATAGCCGTCGGCATCGGCGTGGTGCCTCAGCAGTATCGGCCTTCCCTCGTAGATGGCACGCCTTATCATGAAGGCGGCCTTCATTATCTTTGGCTTGAGCTTCTCCAGAACCTCGCTCTCCACGAGGAAGCCAACGTCCTCGGGCTGGGCCTTCCTGTCAAGCTCCTCCTCGATTTTCTTCTTTACCGCAGCTGCTTCCGGACCCCAGAGGCGGGCCATGTCGCTGACTTCTATCTGTATCTCGCCGGAGTGGAAGGCTATCTTTCCGATTATCTCAACGATGTCGCCGACGTTTATGTTAGGATAGGCCCTAACGCCCGGTGCCTCAAAGGCGGCCGCCCATGTTATGCCCGTTCCGTCGGTTATCGTGAAGACCGTCGGGCCGCCGGTGACCTGTATCTGAGTGACCCTACCGCGTATCCTCACGGTTTTCCCGGCCATGTCCTTCCTGAGTTCACCGATCGGCGTAACCGGAAGCTCTTTTCTAACGACGACCTCCTTGTAGTGCTTGAGGGCCGACTCTATGAGGTCAACCTCGCGCTTGTCAGGCCTCACATCGAGAACCTGAACGAGTATCTCCTGACCCGGAACGTAATCCCTGCCGCCGAGGAGGTCTTTCCTCTTGATGAGGCCCGTTACATGGGGATTGAGCTTGACAAAGACTCCGAAGCGCTCCACCCTGTCGATGGTTCCCTTATAGACGTTGCCGACCTCAACATCTTCGTAGTCGCAGGTCTTGTCGAGGATGTAGACGACCTTGTACTTCCTCATACAGTCTGGACAGACCCAGGTAGTTTCCATGCCAGGCTCCCAGGGCTCCTTCACTTTTCCGCAGATGTCGCAGGCGAGAACCCTTCCAGTTCCGCCACAGGTGGGGCAGGTGTCGTAGACGGGAACGACGCCCTTACCATGACACTCTGGACAGGGAATCTCATCGACCTCATCATCAACACCGAGGTAATCCAAATTCCTGTAGCCTTTGAGCTGCTTGTCGAGCTTAAAATCAGCCGGAACGTAGCCCCAGCCGTTGCACACCTCACACTCCTTCTCGCCGACCTTGACTTTACCCGTTCCGTGACACTCGGGACAGTCTCTAACGACCATGGCTCGCAC
This genomic stretch from Thermococcus sp. CX2 harbors:
- a CDS encoding DHH family phosphoesterase produces the protein MVVRDCPECHGTGKVKVGEKECEVCNGWGYVPADFKLDKQLKGYRNLDYLGVDDEVDEIPCPECHGKGVVPVYDTCPTCGGTGRVLACDICGKVKEPWEPGMETTWVCPDCMRKYKVVYILDKTCDYEDVEVGNVYKGTIDRVERFGVFVKLNPHVTGLIKRKDLLGGRDYVPGQEILVQVLDVRPDKREVDLIESALKHYKEVVVRKELPVTPIGELRKDMAGKTVRIRGRVTQIQVTGGPTVFTITDGTGITWAAAFEAPGVRAYPNINVGDIVEIIGKIAFHSGEIQIEVSDMARLWGPEAAAVKKKIEEELDRKAQPEDVGFLVESEVLEKLKPKIMKAAFMIRRAIYEGRPILLRHHADADGYTSGLALEYAIVPLIEEVSPDPGARWKLFKRRPSRAPFYELEDVLKDIIFMVEDHEKFGDPLPLVVIVDNGGTSEDIPAYKRIKAYGVPIVVIDHHDPREWISEDKAAVDEYVDVHVNPHHIKRGYYELTAGMLATEVARYINPAVEDKIKHLPAIAGTGDRSKAPEFYQYLEIAKKAKGLTEEDLKKIAEVIDHEAYFWKFMDGHGIIDEILLLTGNLQRHRMLIDAIYPEVKEKQEKALRASLPHVKSVVLPNGIRFNTIDIELYAPKFSYPSPGKLSGLIHDHFKEKYGEDSPILTLAYGPDFAVVRASDGMAAYNFDLNEIIPKLQEALPSAGIEGGGHGYAGSIKFFEGMRKEVLEEFAKQVLKLKKSS